In the Leptospira selangorensis genome, one interval contains:
- the mqnC gene encoding cyclic dehypoxanthinyl futalosine synthase, with translation MSRIFPNHSTDSILEKALDGERISPQEALELYESGDHLKIMATARTLRERVLPHTSASYTMFRVVNYTNYCNVECNFCSFMDEIGNGKGYVLSKEEILEKMDYAVSEGADQMFLQGGVYPDLPFDYYLDVISTVKSKYPDMHIRAFSPVEIINLEKITGKSLFEVLQILKSVGLDSVPGAGAEILTDRMRNIISPKKASTEEWVRAMETCHEAGLLGSANIVFGSEETKEEVIEHLTVVRNLQDRTGGFLSFIPWTFQPQTKRFKVRVVSTQEYLKVLGICRIFLDNIKHIETSVMVLGKGVGQLALTSGADDISSVVIEENVLRSFGLKTEKEAIKFLKEGGFTPKRRDLLYNYERYEGRELSAV, from the coding sequence ATGAGCCGAATATTCCCAAATCATTCCACAGATTCTATATTAGAAAAAGCCCTAGATGGAGAACGTATTTCTCCCCAAGAGGCGCTGGAGTTGTACGAGTCCGGAGACCATCTAAAAATTATGGCAACTGCTAGAACTTTAAGAGAGAGAGTTCTACCTCATACTAGTGCCAGCTACACAATGTTCCGAGTGGTGAACTACACCAATTATTGTAATGTTGAATGCAATTTTTGTTCCTTCATGGACGAGATAGGGAATGGAAAAGGTTACGTACTTTCTAAAGAAGAAATATTAGAAAAAATGGATTATGCCGTTTCGGAAGGAGCGGACCAAATGTTTTTGCAGGGGGGAGTTTATCCTGATCTTCCTTTCGATTATTATTTGGATGTGATCTCTACTGTAAAATCCAAATATCCTGACATGCATATACGTGCATTCTCTCCCGTAGAAATTATCAATTTAGAAAAGATCACGGGTAAATCTTTATTCGAAGTTTTACAAATTCTTAAATCAGTAGGTTTGGATTCCGTTCCTGGCGCGGGTGCGGAAATTTTAACCGATAGAATGAGAAACATCATCTCTCCTAAAAAAGCAAGCACCGAAGAGTGGGTCCGTGCAATGGAAACCTGTCATGAAGCAGGACTTCTAGGAAGTGCAAACATTGTTTTCGGTTCGGAAGAAACGAAAGAAGAAGTTATAGAACATCTCACAGTCGTGCGCAATCTGCAAGATAGGACTGGAGGATTTCTTTCTTTTATTCCTTGGACATTCCAACCTCAAACCAAAAGATTTAAAGTAAGAGTGGTTTCTACCCAAGAGTATCTGAAAGTTCTTGGGATTTGTAGGATCTTCTTAGATAATATTAAACATATTGAAACTTCTGTGATGGTTCTTGGAAAAGGTGTAGGGCAGTTGGCACTTACAAGCGGCGCGGATGATATTTCTTCCGTGGTGATCGAGGAGAATGTGTTACGTTCCTTCGGTCTGAAAACCGAAAAAGAAGCTATCAAGTTCTTGAAAGAAGGTGGATTTACGCCTAAAAGAAGAGACCTTCTCTATAATTACGAAAGATACGAGGGAAGAGAACTTTCAGCTGTCTGA
- a CDS encoding LIC11299 family lipoprotein yields the protein MKKSLSSKILQLSAICGFIFCISNCLDSHRERIHMDTGVSVKTLGPHKYQFIAIGKASVPSVEEQDFFKMKKTSCEAAKLQVTQRLDELESDQKHRQFFLEQKEQKYFGDGEYCELTYIYELPLAKKQKDQP from the coding sequence ATGAAAAAATCTTTGAGCTCTAAAATACTGCAGTTATCCGCGATTTGCGGATTTATATTCTGTATATCGAATTGTTTGGATTCTCATAGAGAAAGGATCCATATGGATACCGGAGTCAGCGTAAAAACCTTAGGCCCTCATAAATATCAATTCATAGCGATAGGAAAAGCCTCCGTTCCTTCTGTAGAAGAACAGGATTTTTTTAAGATGAAAAAGACTTCCTGCGAAGCTGCAAAATTGCAAGTCACCCAAAGATTGGATGAGTTAGAATCAGACCAAAAACATAGACAATTCTTCCTAGAACAAAAAGAACAAAAGTATTTTGGCGACGGAGAATACTGCGAACTTACTTATATATACGAACTTCCTCTGGCCAAGAAGCAGAAAGATCAACCTTAG
- a CDS encoding GGDEF domain-containing protein, with the protein MAHYSLCIVISLITYFLPNSRDFEDESLILLQSSRITLIVLSLIFLWRHARKKDWVPKKLEFYKVWTSSTLLISFFPFLYSDKVHYDVYLHQASAILLSMNLLLWLTTTTAVATNLAFCLMFLGVCYLGDSPVEAMQEFPILLTYLFVGTFGNVIMNYWRTMDYRDKRKLSGAVLRLKAKNLHIRMISNLDDLTDLYNRRYLIEQFDIFKKRARRHKFQMALVILDLDHLKEINDKYGHMAGDDALQTLSAVMKSRVRSTDICARIGGDEFCVLLDSVDPKSLKTLCESLRKGVESHPLSIRDSNDKPVNITVSIGAAILSYDEDFTFDDLYQSIDSGLYKSKSSGRNRVTIVEATKLNTKVDLSASWPEEVRIYK; encoded by the coding sequence GTGGCCCACTATTCTCTTTGTATCGTAATCAGTTTAATCACCTATTTCCTGCCGAATTCGCGGGACTTCGAAGATGAATCTCTTATCCTTCTACAATCCAGCCGAATCACTTTAATTGTTCTTTCACTCATATTTTTATGGAGACATGCACGTAAGAAGGATTGGGTCCCTAAAAAACTGGAGTTCTACAAAGTATGGACTTCTTCCACACTTCTGATCTCGTTCTTTCCTTTCCTTTATTCCGATAAGGTTCATTACGATGTCTATCTTCACCAGGCATCCGCGATCTTGCTTAGTATGAACCTTCTTCTTTGGTTAACCACTACCACTGCCGTTGCCACAAACCTTGCATTCTGTTTGATGTTCTTAGGCGTATGCTACTTGGGAGATTCTCCTGTAGAGGCTATGCAAGAATTCCCTATCCTTCTCACCTATTTGTTTGTAGGAACTTTCGGGAATGTGATCATGAATTATTGGAGAACTATGGATTACCGTGATAAAAGAAAATTATCCGGGGCGGTTCTAAGACTAAAGGCAAAAAATCTTCATATCAGAATGATCTCTAACTTGGATGATCTTACTGATCTTTATAATCGCAGATATCTAATAGAACAATTCGATATATTTAAGAAGAGAGCAAGACGTCACAAGTTCCAAATGGCACTTGTGATCTTGGATCTAGATCATTTAAAAGAGATCAATGATAAATACGGACATATGGCAGGAGACGATGCTCTCCAAACTCTTTCCGCTGTCATGAAGTCAAGAGTTAGATCCACCGATATTTGTGCACGCATCGGTGGAGATGAGTTCTGTGTTCTCTTAGATTCAGTAGATCCTAAAAGTCTAAAAACTTTATGCGAATCTTTGCGGAAAGGTGTAGAGTCTCATCCGCTTTCTATCAGAGACTCGAATGATAAACCTGTGAATATCACCGTATCCATAGGCGCAGCTATTCTTTCTTATGATGAAGATTTTACTTTCGACGATCTATACCAATCCATAGATTCAGGTTTGTATAAATCCAAATCCTCCGGTCGGAACAGAGTTACTATAGTAGAAGCTACTAAGCTAAATACTAAGGTTGATCTTTCTGCTTCTTGGCCAGAGGAAGTTCGTATATATAAGTAA
- a CDS encoding DUF3817 domain-containing protein, translated as MTKFFTTELGRLRLLGFLEGTSLLLLIFIGMPLKYYFGSPELVKLLGPIHGGLFLLFLLGTFHFSIENSWSFRERTWKVALGSVFPFGTFYIDSTILRKL; from the coding sequence ATGACAAAATTTTTTACAACAGAGCTTGGAAGACTTAGACTTTTAGGTTTCTTAGAAGGAACATCCCTACTTCTTCTTATATTCATAGGAATGCCTTTGAAATATTATTTCGGATCTCCGGAACTAGTAAAACTTTTAGGCCCCATCCATGGTGGATTATTTCTTTTATTCCTTCTTGGGACATTTCATTTCTCTATCGAGAACTCATGGAGTTTTAGAGAAAGGACCTGGAAAGTGGCTCTCGGTTCAGTCTTTCCATTTGGAACTTTCTATATAGATAGCACCATCCTTAGAAAATTATAA
- a CDS encoding TetR/AcrR family transcriptional regulator — translation MISGGKLSQETRNRILDKGLQVVSRSGLEGLSLGPLAELSGMSKSGLFAHFGSKEEIQISILDHTVEFSKSKVLEPALRSKEGLPRLRSLVKYWMGWSKKAGLPGGCPIAAGLFELDDSKGPVREKLLSMESEWRALLKKFTKDCVDLGELRSDLDLDQFVWELCGIYLVHHTSLRFLKDPKADYRANRSFENLLERSKSKGKRKK, via the coding sequence ATGATCTCTGGAGGAAAACTTAGCCAAGAAACTAGGAATCGTATTTTAGACAAAGGACTCCAGGTAGTAAGCAGATCAGGCCTCGAAGGTTTAAGCCTTGGTCCTTTGGCGGAACTTTCCGGCATGTCCAAAAGCGGTTTATTTGCTCATTTCGGCTCCAAAGAAGAAATTCAAATCTCCATTTTAGATCATACTGTAGAGTTCTCTAAATCAAAAGTTTTAGAGCCGGCATTAAGATCCAAGGAAGGACTGCCTAGACTTCGTTCCTTGGTAAAATATTGGATGGGTTGGTCCAAAAAAGCAGGACTTCCCGGAGGATGCCCTATTGCTGCGGGACTCTTCGAATTGGATGATTCAAAAGGTCCAGTCCGAGAAAAACTATTGTCCATGGAATCGGAATGGAGAGCTCTTTTAAAGAAGTTCACAAAAGATTGTGTGGATCTGGGGGAATTAAGATCCGACCTGGATTTGGACCAATTTGTCTGGGAACTATGCGGGATCTATTTAGTACATCATACTTCCTTACGATTTTTAAAAGATCCTAAAGCGGATTATAGAGCAAATAGATCATTCGAAAATTTATTAGAAAGATCCAAATCGAAAGGAAAAAGGAAAAAATAA
- a CDS encoding GerMN domain-containing protein → MPESDKLKSLLYILTGALFVLVLLDKSMGNKSTSSPGQESPSFFSKFNTIGKTNPLSPSSSENKGKQTHEQVMDQAEDEILTELMQNGENSSSEDITSDSNDPEEMFIPIVEMPKPGPTGPSPKIRLDHSPGEIKLYFLKFYGRGNKSHSRLVQLKRKFDHGDKILFILKELTKGPSSDEKTQGVLNALPNKMEYSKEYSVENGVLKLYLGPDFEAGAGPELLKDRVDQICYSILENSELRGIRLFINGKQVRSLGGVGLPIPEVLTKNPRKIATL, encoded by the coding sequence GTGCCCGAATCGGATAAACTTAAATCGCTTCTTTATATCCTGACAGGGGCTCTATTCGTTCTAGTTTTATTGGATAAGTCTATGGGGAATAAGAGTACATCCTCCCCCGGACAAGAATCCCCTTCTTTCTTTTCAAAATTTAATACGATCGGAAAAACAAATCCATTATCTCCTTCTTCTTCCGAGAACAAAGGGAAACAAACCCACGAACAGGTAATGGACCAGGCAGAAGATGAAATTTTAACAGAGTTAATGCAGAATGGAGAAAACTCTTCTTCTGAAGATATTACCTCCGATTCAAACGATCCGGAAGAAATGTTTATCCCTATCGTAGAAATGCCTAAACCCGGACCTACCGGACCTTCTCCCAAAATTCGTTTGGATCATTCTCCCGGAGAGATCAAACTTTACTTTTTGAAGTTTTATGGAAGAGGAAACAAAAGTCACTCTAGACTGGTTCAGCTAAAAAGAAAATTCGATCATGGGGATAAGATCCTATTTATATTGAAAGAACTCACCAAGGGACCTTCTTCGGATGAAAAAACCCAGGGTGTTCTGAATGCACTTCCTAATAAAATGGAATATTCCAAAGAATACTCCGTGGAAAATGGAGTATTAAAACTTTATCTTGGCCCTGATTTCGAAGCTGGAGCAGGCCCTGAACTTCTGAAAGATAGAGTGGACCAGATCTGTTACAGCATTCTAGAAAATTCGGAGCTTAGAGGGATCCGACTATTTATCAACGGAAAACAAGTCCGCTCTCTAGGCGGTGTGGGACTTCCTATACCGGAAGTTCTGACCAAAAACCCAAGAAAGATCGCTACTCTTTAA
- a CDS encoding HAD family hydrolase — translation MDWNPKRVRALAFDVDGTLFSSEGIILETYAEAIRRFSVNSQIPLEVPDRERIMLEIGKPVKTIFLNLVPQLKESERDQISDSVLELLVSKIRQGEGEFYPKVKETVTSLKNKGYQILAASNGRMPYVKTILEVSGILPLFDPIVVLDNETIKTKPDIVAKYIRDYSYSPEEILMIGDRSSDHEAARKNGSPFAFCAYGHAPEGEIPDWEVSLAQLEDLDRIF, via the coding sequence ATGGATTGGAATCCCAAACGGGTCCGCGCACTTGCCTTCGATGTGGACGGAACCCTATTTTCTTCTGAAGGAATCATCTTAGAAACCTATGCGGAAGCAATCCGCAGATTTTCGGTAAACTCCCAGATCCCACTCGAGGTTCCTGACAGAGAAAGGATTATGCTGGAGATCGGAAAACCGGTCAAAACCATCTTTTTGAACCTGGTTCCACAACTCAAAGAGTCAGAAAGAGACCAGATCTCCGACTCGGTCCTGGAACTTTTAGTGTCCAAGATCCGGCAAGGAGAAGGTGAATTCTACCCCAAGGTGAAAGAAACTGTCACCTCTCTCAAAAATAAGGGGTACCAAATCTTGGCCGCTTCCAATGGTAGAATGCCCTATGTCAAAACCATCCTGGAAGTTTCCGGGATCCTACCCTTATTCGACCCAATCGTGGTTTTGGACAATGAAACGATCAAAACCAAGCCGGACATAGTTGCAAAATACATCCGAGATTATTCATATTCCCCGGAAGAGATCCTGATGATCGGGGACAGAAGTTCCGACCATGAGGCGGCCCGCAAAAACGGTAGCCCTTTCGCATTCTGTGCCTATGGCCACGCTCCTGAGGGGGAAATCCCGGATTGGGAAGTGAGTCTGGCCCAATTGGAAGATCTGGATCGAATATTCTAA
- a CDS encoding KamA family radical SAM protein, whose amino-acid sequence MERLGKNRGIADLESPADSRKSLYSSFAWTDYKAQLQKRIRAEDLSKYFHLTESEKIGIQETIRLNVGTTPYYLSLSDPNDPNCPIRKMIVPRREESFFSPEETLDPLHEEDLSPVKGLTHMYPDRVLLFSNHECSVYCRHCMRGRKVSDSSERMETGDLELCFDYIRNHPEISDVVISGGDPLNLSDSKIDWILENLEKIPHVKICRLGTRNPVTLPMRITADLCKIIESHNTDRLSIFCNTQFNHEKECTSEAKEAILKLLKAGVSVGNQCVILKGINDDGETMLRLHRKLLELRIRAYYMYDPELIPGSRGFRTPLAKGIQIIEYMRGKVAGMGIPQFVNDLPGGGGKVSLGPNWYLGFHRPSRNHVFRSAVRGTYHLSPEPIDSEYEEFYPEISEETWSKLLQNSYSAFKGLGPLGEFGK is encoded by the coding sequence ATGGAGAGATTGGGGAAAAACCGGGGAATAGCGGATCTAGAGTCACCAGCTGATTCTAGAAAGAGTTTATATTCTTCTTTTGCCTGGACGGATTATAAGGCCCAACTCCAAAAAAGGATCAGGGCAGAAGACCTTTCCAAATATTTTCATTTAACCGAATCCGAAAAGATAGGAATCCAAGAAACCATTCGATTGAATGTAGGAACTACTCCTTATTATCTTTCCCTTTCCGATCCTAACGATCCGAATTGTCCCATCCGAAAAATGATCGTTCCGAGAAGAGAAGAATCCTTCTTCTCTCCGGAAGAAACATTAGATCCCTTACATGAAGAAGATCTTTCTCCCGTAAAAGGGCTCACCCATATGTATCCGGATCGAGTATTACTTTTTTCGAATCATGAATGCTCCGTATATTGTAGACATTGTATGAGAGGAAGAAAGGTTTCCGATTCTTCTGAAAGAATGGAAACTGGGGATTTGGAATTATGTTTTGATTATATTCGAAATCATCCTGAAATTTCGGATGTAGTGATCTCCGGAGGAGATCCTCTCAATCTTTCCGATTCCAAAATAGATTGGATCTTGGAAAATTTAGAAAAAATACCTCATGTAAAAATTTGCAGGTTGGGAACTCGAAATCCAGTCACACTTCCTATGAGGATTACGGCTGATCTATGTAAGATCATAGAATCCCATAATACGGATCGTTTATCTATTTTTTGTAATACTCAATTCAATCATGAAAAAGAATGCACTTCCGAGGCAAAAGAAGCGATCCTAAAACTTTTAAAAGCTGGAGTAAGTGTAGGGAACCAATGTGTGATCCTGAAAGGTATCAATGACGACGGAGAAACAATGCTCAGGCTGCATCGAAAACTTTTGGAACTCAGAATTCGTGCTTATTATATGTATGATCCGGAACTGATCCCGGGTTCTCGAGGTTTTAGGACCCCACTGGCAAAAGGTATTCAAATTATTGAATATATGCGAGGAAAAGTTGCCGGTATGGGAATTCCTCAGTTCGTGAATGATCTTCCTGGTGGTGGTGGAAAGGTGAGTCTTGGCCCGAATTGGTATCTAGGATTTCACAGACCTTCTCGAAATCATGTGTTCCGATCTGCAGTAAGAGGGACTTATCATCTCAGCCCAGAGCCGATCGACAGTGAATACGAGGAATTTTATCCTGAGATCAGCGAAGAAACTTGGTCGAAGTTACTACAGAATTCCTATTCAGCGTTTAAGGGCCTTGGTCCTTTAGGAGAATTTGGAAAATGA
- a CDS encoding D-alanine--D-alanine ligase: MNSDSPSVLIVADIQNPSLDPKDTQEWEDQSSVQEIKRCLENFGEKVEIIEFPSKLLQKLSDYSNLEPQNRPVLFHLVEGFRSRNREALLPGLAEYSGFPHTGSDAYAQNLSLDKHLSKLFCASAGVPTSPWMICEKDSVEDTTNLARNIARNSDSVFRGVRLPLESEFPVFFKPRFEGSSLGVGEENLISNQADLNQFLQSKFNEYSSWICETYLPGEEWTMAVIGSPTYGYKASMVARIGLENSTEKIYGEITKTKLSMPEKLYFDLDKERSDLIQKNSLELCKLLKTSGAVRLDWKADAEGKPMFLEWNLTPGLSSFYSAFPICYSESFGTYSDLMKELLEIAREEFLTERFLYSKLKKEKQTTGIDG; the protein is encoded by the coding sequence ATGAATTCTGATTCTCCATCTGTTCTGATCGTTGCAGATATCCAAAATCCAAGTCTGGATCCAAAGGATACACAGGAATGGGAAGATCAGAGTTCCGTCCAAGAGATCAAACGTTGCCTGGAAAATTTTGGAGAGAAGGTGGAGATCATTGAATTTCCGTCGAAGCTACTACAAAAACTCTCTGATTATTCTAACTTAGAGCCGCAAAATCGGCCTGTTCTATTTCATTTGGTAGAAGGTTTTCGCTCTCGGAATAGAGAAGCTCTTCTTCCCGGGCTCGCAGAATATTCGGGATTTCCTCATACTGGTTCTGATGCTTATGCTCAAAATCTGAGTTTGGATAAACATCTTTCTAAATTGTTCTGTGCGTCTGCAGGTGTTCCTACTAGCCCTTGGATGATTTGTGAGAAAGATTCTGTCGAAGATACTACAAATCTGGCCCGGAATATAGCGCGGAATTCGGATTCCGTGTTCCGCGGTGTTAGACTTCCCTTGGAATCTGAATTTCCAGTTTTCTTCAAACCTAGATTCGAAGGTTCAAGCCTTGGGGTGGGGGAAGAAAACCTGATCTCAAACCAAGCTGACTTAAATCAATTCCTCCAATCAAAATTTAACGAATACTCCTCTTGGATCTGTGAAACTTATTTGCCGGGTGAAGAATGGACAATGGCAGTTATAGGTTCGCCGACTTACGGATACAAGGCAAGCATGGTCGCAAGGATCGGTTTAGAAAATTCTACCGAAAAAATTTACGGAGAAATCACTAAGACCAAATTGAGTATGCCTGAGAAATTATATTTCGATCTGGATAAAGAAAGATCGGATCTTATTCAAAAAAATTCATTAGAATTATGTAAATTACTCAAAACTTCCGGAGCTGTCCGTTTGGATTGGAAGGCGGATGCGGAAGGAAAACCTATGTTCTTGGAATGGAATTTAACTCCGGGATTATCTTCTTTTTATAGCGCTTTTCCTATCTGTTATTCGGAAAGTTTCGGGACCTATTCGGATCTGATGAAAGAATTATTGGAAATCGCAAGGGAAGAATTTTTAACGGAAAGATTTCTCTATTCCAAACTGAAAAAAGAAAAACAAACTACCGGGATCGACGGATGA
- a CDS encoding iron-containing redox enzyme family protein, which translates to MKTFREELIDQVKYHPVLTANLWLEEKEERMEHSDLLLWLKQEYFVSVEFVNWFLNTAALTNFVPSKIVLVQNIWEELGEGKEEDSHVSILRKFLSEMGEVVTGEDILPETAAYLDLMKRITTTDFYSALGALGPANEYLLKLEYSRMYKSYSDLKSRITLPEGKFFQVNLEADESHSEKMFRLIETVATDPEKMQKVREGSKLALDARLVFYEGLKKIISPISL; encoded by the coding sequence ATGAAAACGTTTCGAGAAGAATTAATAGATCAGGTCAAATATCATCCTGTATTGACCGCAAATTTATGGTTGGAAGAGAAAGAGGAACGGATGGAACATTCCGATCTTCTTCTTTGGTTGAAGCAGGAATATTTTGTGTCTGTGGAATTTGTGAACTGGTTCTTAAATACTGCGGCTCTTACTAATTTTGTGCCATCTAAAATAGTCTTAGTGCAGAATATCTGGGAAGAATTAGGAGAAGGTAAAGAAGAAGATTCACATGTTTCTATCCTTCGAAAATTTCTCTCTGAAATGGGCGAGGTAGTGACCGGGGAAGATATACTTCCTGAAACTGCAGCTTATTTGGATTTGATGAAAAGAATTACTACCACAGACTTTTATTCGGCTCTTGGGGCTCTCGGACCTGCGAACGAGTATCTTCTAAAATTAGAATATTCCAGAATGTACAAGTCTTATTCTGATCTAAAATCCAGGATTACTCTTCCGGAAGGAAAATTTTTCCAAGTGAATCTGGAAGCGGACGAATCTCATTCCGAAAAAATGTTTAGATTGATAGAAACTGTTGCAACTGATCCTGAAAAAATGCAAAAGGTAAGAGAAGGGTCTAAACTTGCATTGGATGCACGTTTAGTATTTTATGAAGGTTTAAAAAAGATAATCTCTCCGATTTCTCTTTAA
- a CDS encoding DCC1-like thiol-disulfide oxidoreductase family protein, translating into MEQNVFLYDGDCGFCSGLASELSKLSLDKNVKFVSFRDLSPEDLKEIHPSLEPKLVAGNVQFVSGNIRHPGFFAVRKLSHSLKGWRWVSPLLYLPLVPILGMFFMSLLKSIRSKV; encoded by the coding sequence ATGGAACAGAATGTATTTTTGTATGATGGGGACTGTGGATTTTGTTCAGGTCTCGCTTCTGAACTTTCTAAACTATCCTTGGATAAAAATGTAAAATTTGTAAGTTTTAGAGATCTATCTCCTGAAGATTTAAAAGAAATACATCCAAGTTTAGAACCTAAATTAGTTGCGGGTAATGTGCAATTCGTCTCCGGAAATATAAGACATCCCGGTTTTTTTGCAGTCCGAAAACTTTCTCATTCTTTAAAGGGATGGAGATGGGTTTCTCCCCTTCTTTATTTACCCTTGGTTCCGATACTCGGAATGTTTTTTATGAGCTTATTAAAATCGATTCGTTCTAAAGTTTAA
- a CDS encoding acetylglutamate kinase, with translation MNHQEILLKLLEVTENSKDSFQFLKLFRSLEPEKFAVIHASSETLTESAEAFLYNLKLLQKLQLFPVVVLEKDGVSYANLFYRSPASKISLESIKDSLEEGQELPGSRNLPAKWFRNPSQALESVLSSLKEKKIPVFVTDQGGSEIYPYLSNLCKELRTKKLILLTTRSGLHNSEDKKISILDFESTETLQKEDELLFKECKMIFEYTGDPNLQIAITSAPSLLKELFTIKGSGTLLRKKNKIEFHTDFQKIDPERLNGLIEDSFGRGLKQGFWNKEFSGIVLESEYKGCALLQNTPWGTFLSKFAVNEIARGEGVGRNIWDEMLKKAPVLFWRARAENTISKWYAKECSGLQKEGIWIYFWIGLKEKEIPAVCDFLRNLPEDLESKQRIDS, from the coding sequence ATGAATCACCAGGAGATCCTACTCAAACTTTTAGAAGTCACAGAAAACTCCAAGGACAGTTTTCAGTTCCTGAAACTATTCAGGTCCTTGGAGCCCGAAAAATTCGCGGTCATCCATGCAAGCTCTGAGACTTTGACCGAGTCTGCAGAAGCATTCTTATACAATTTAAAATTATTACAAAAATTACAGCTATTCCCTGTAGTCGTTCTTGAGAAGGACGGAGTATCTTACGCAAATTTATTCTATCGCTCCCCCGCTTCCAAGATCAGTTTGGAGTCTATCAAGGACTCATTGGAAGAAGGACAAGAACTTCCCGGTTCCAGGAACCTTCCGGCAAAATGGTTCAGAAACCCGAGCCAAGCATTGGAGTCTGTTCTTTCATCTTTAAAAGAAAAGAAGATCCCGGTATTTGTAACAGACCAGGGTGGATCTGAAATTTATCCTTATCTTTCTAATTTATGCAAAGAACTTAGAACTAAAAAGTTAATCCTTCTTACGACTAGAAGTGGACTCCATAACTCTGAAGATAAAAAGATTTCCATCTTAGATTTCGAATCTACTGAAACTCTTCAAAAAGAAGACGAATTATTATTCAAAGAATGTAAAATGATCTTTGAATATACCGGAGATCCGAATCTTCAGATCGCAATTACCTCCGCCCCTAGCCTATTAAAAGAATTATTCACCATCAAAGGTAGTGGAACTCTATTAAGAAAAAAGAATAAAATAGAATTCCATACGGATTTCCAAAAAATAGATCCCGAAAGATTGAACGGTTTGATAGAAGATTCTTTCGGAAGAGGATTAAAACAAGGTTTTTGGAATAAAGAATTTTCCGGGATCGTTCTGGAGTCGGAATACAAAGGATGTGCACTTCTACAAAATACTCCTTGGGGAACATTTCTTTCTAAATTCGCAGTGAATGAGATCGCAAGAGGTGAAGGTGTAGGAAGAAATATCTGGGATGAGATGTTAAAAAAAGCACCGGTCCTTTTCTGGAGAGCCAGAGCAGAAAACACAATCTCCAAATGGTATGCTAAAGAATGTAGCGGCCTTCAAAAAGAAGGTATCTGGATCTATTTTTGGATCGGACTGAAAGAGAAAGAAATTCCTGCCGTCTGCGATTTTTTAAGAAACCTTCCGGAAGATTTAGAATCTAAACAACGGATCGATTCCTAA